One Vallitalea pronyensis genomic region harbors:
- a CDS encoding cache domain-containing sensor histidine kinase, producing MKLQYKYFVLFFALFVIVSIGITLTISYLTNIILVKNYKKMNEESLNFVVRTVDKEVEQLISSINAITSNSVVIKRIQTNYRFAKPEDILNDDHNVSNTIASMSTYNLFRTIQAVYMKGINGEVYQYGFGTEFDEDNKVEERIYGEDFKDNKLKFLGVERTYYRLNENAYVMKFAQKMYNNLGENIGWIYFEMNESFFADLFVNEKLNQHTKLYLIDHNNKIMYSNDNYIKGMIFQMNPLDGVYTERGLKNFQWKLISETPRDYISKDSELTVRVTIITAIVSIILEMFFVFIITRELVKPIKRLTNGMKEVRNGNLDIQIHTTSQDEIGELTDSFNEMTRDIKTYLQRRIEDEKAIKDAEYQALQAQINPHFMYNSLNTLRWLATLQEADNIVDVIDSLWTLLHNTSHIQDQFVNLKKEIEIIDAYCTIQQVRYRGKFDIEYNIEDEHYNIVVPKYILQPIVENAIFHGIGPKKALGLIEVKTYTMDHDLYIEVMDDGVGMDEKTISQIMQSNTTATNKRLNNIGVNNVNDRLKLLYGESYGLVINSELGLKTTVTIKIPIKNNGVKLKD from the coding sequence ATGAAACTTCAGTATAAATACTTTGTGTTATTTTTTGCATTATTTGTGATTGTATCCATAGGTATAACATTAACCATATCTTATTTGACCAACATCATCTTGGTTAAGAATTATAAAAAGATGAATGAAGAAAGCCTTAATTTTGTCGTGAGAACAGTGGATAAAGAAGTGGAACAGCTTATCAGCTCCATTAATGCCATAACCAGTAATTCCGTTGTGATTAAAAGAATACAAACAAATTACCGTTTTGCAAAACCCGAAGACATCTTAAATGATGACCATAATGTATCCAATACCATAGCGTCCATGAGTACGTATAATCTATTTCGCACCATTCAAGCGGTTTATATGAAAGGCATTAATGGAGAAGTCTATCAATATGGTTTTGGAACGGAATTTGATGAAGACAATAAGGTTGAGGAACGTATTTATGGTGAGGATTTTAAAGATAATAAACTAAAGTTTTTAGGTGTAGAAAGAACCTATTATCGGTTAAATGAGAATGCTTATGTGATGAAATTTGCTCAAAAAATGTATAACAATTTAGGTGAGAATATTGGGTGGATTTACTTTGAAATGAATGAAAGTTTTTTTGCAGACTTGTTTGTGAACGAAAAGTTAAATCAGCATACTAAATTGTACTTGATTGACCATAACAATAAAATTATGTACAGTAATGACAATTATATTAAAGGCATGATCTTTCAAATGAATCCGCTTGATGGTGTATACACCGAAAGAGGGTTAAAAAACTTTCAATGGAAACTCATCAGTGAAACGCCTAGAGACTATATTTCCAAAGATAGTGAGCTAACGGTACGTGTAACCATTATAACGGCCATCGTCAGTATTATTTTAGAGATGTTTTTTGTGTTTATCATCACAAGAGAGCTTGTAAAGCCCATAAAACGCTTAACCAATGGTATGAAAGAAGTGCGTAATGGCAATCTGGACATTCAGATTCACACTACTAGTCAAGATGAAATTGGTGAATTAACAGATAGTTTTAATGAAATGACAAGGGATATTAAGACATATCTTCAAAGAAGAATTGAAGATGAAAAAGCCATTAAAGATGCAGAATATCAAGCACTACAAGCCCAAATTAATCCTCATTTTATGTACAACTCCTTAAATACGCTAAGATGGTTAGCAACCCTTCAAGAAGCCGATAATATTGTTGATGTGATTGACTCCTTATGGACCCTTCTTCACAATACCAGTCATATTCAAGATCAATTTGTTAATTTGAAAAAAGAGATAGAAATCATTGATGCCTACTGTACCATTCAACAAGTAAGGTATCGAGGTAAGTTTGATATTGAATACAATATAGAAGATGAACATTATAACATTGTCGTACCGAAATACATTCTTCAACCCATTGTTGAGAATGCAATATTTCATGGTATAGGTCCCAAAAAGGCATTAGGTTTAATTGAAGTTAAAACGTATACCATGGATCATGACCTATACATTGAAGTGATGGATGATGGGGTAGGCATGGACGAAAAAACCATTAGCCAAATCATGCAGAGTAATACAACCGCAACCAATAAACGTTTGAACAACATTGGTGTTAACAATGTAAATGATCGATTGAAGCTCCTATACGGTGAGTCTTATGGACTTGTAATCAATAGTGAACTTGGGCTAAAAACAACAGTGACCATCAAGATACCCATTAAGAACAATGGAGTAAAGTTAAAAGATTAA
- a CDS encoding ABC transporter ATP-binding protein: protein MIERDILLEGRNITKVFGLGARKTIAVNHIDFKFYKGEIISIVGESGSGKTTLAKMILGLLKLTEGELFYQGKPRDISTAKKRKAYWKTMQAIFQDPFSSFNMFNKVDDLLLDCIHMKGNKKLSYDKKVAIMTEACGFVNLKFQELTQKYPFELSGGQMQRLMIARIFILKPQILVADEPTSMIDACSRATILDMLMKLRDEIDMTIVFITHDIGLAYYVSDSVYIMEHGFLVEKGSADDVILHSQADYTKRLINDVPKIHEQWDLSTV, encoded by the coding sequence ATGATAGAAAGAGATATCCTATTAGAGGGTAGAAATATCACCAAAGTGTTTGGTCTAGGTGCTCGTAAAACCATTGCTGTCAATCACATCGATTTTAAGTTTTACAAAGGTGAAATCATATCCATTGTTGGTGAAAGCGGTAGTGGAAAAACAACATTAGCTAAAATGATATTAGGCCTTCTAAAATTAACGGAAGGTGAATTATTTTATCAAGGAAAGCCCCGTGATATCAGCACTGCAAAAAAAAGAAAAGCTTATTGGAAGACCATGCAGGCGATTTTCCAAGACCCGTTTTCATCCTTTAATATGTTTAATAAAGTGGACGATCTATTACTGGATTGTATTCATATGAAAGGGAATAAAAAGCTGTCTTATGATAAAAAAGTAGCCATTATGACAGAAGCCTGTGGGTTTGTGAATCTGAAATTTCAAGAACTCACTCAGAAATATCCATTTGAGCTTTCAGGGGGGCAGATGCAAAGGCTGATGATTGCAAGAATTTTTATTCTAAAACCTCAGATACTCGTTGCAGATGAGCCCACGTCCATGATTGATGCATGTTCAAGGGCTACAATTCTTGATATGCTAATGAAATTAAGAGATGAAATTGATATGACCATTGTCTTCATTACCCATGATATTGGCTTAGCCTACTATGTATCCGATAGTGTGTACATTATGGAACATGGGTTTCTCGTAGAAAAAGGCAGTGCAGATGACGTTATTTTACACTCACAAGCAGACTATACAAAACGTTTAATCAATGATGTGCCGAAAATTCATGAACAATGGGATTTAAGTACCGTATAA